In the genome of Actinomadura graeca, one region contains:
- a CDS encoding ATP-binding cassette domain-containing protein — MKHVIQAEGLRKSFGATKALDGVDLAVRRGTVLGVLGPNGAGKTTAVRILATLLKPDGGRAEVCGYDIAKDAVRVRAKIGLTGQYASVDEELTGSENLVMIARLLDFGRAEARARARELLERFRLSDAGSRAVKTYSGGMRRRLDLAASLINRPEVIYLDEPTTGLDPRARNEVWETVRGVVAEGATVLLTTQYLEEADALADRIMVFDHGRVIAEGTSDELKSRIGRQTLSVRAAEPFRTDQLTSIVADLTGERPDVQQPAGLVTAPVADPAVVSALVRRLDEASIVAAELALRMPSLDEVFLTLTGHLAEEPAADLVKEGSVA; from the coding sequence ATGAAGCATGTGATCCAGGCGGAGGGCCTGCGCAAGAGTTTCGGGGCGACAAAAGCGCTGGACGGAGTGGACCTCGCCGTGAGGCGGGGCACCGTTCTCGGGGTGCTGGGGCCCAACGGGGCGGGCAAGACCACCGCGGTCCGCATCCTGGCGACGCTGCTGAAGCCCGATGGCGGGCGCGCGGAGGTGTGCGGATACGACATCGCGAAGGACGCGGTGCGGGTCCGGGCGAAGATCGGGTTGACCGGTCAGTACGCGTCGGTGGACGAGGAGCTGACCGGGTCGGAGAACCTCGTGATGATCGCGCGGTTGCTGGACTTCGGCCGGGCGGAGGCGCGGGCCAGGGCCCGCGAACTGCTGGAGCGGTTCCGGCTGTCCGACGCGGGCTCGCGCGCCGTGAAGACGTACTCGGGGGGCATGCGGCGGCGGCTGGATCTGGCGGCGAGCCTGATCAACCGTCCGGAGGTCATCTATCTGGACGAGCCGACGACCGGGCTGGACCCCAGGGCGCGCAACGAGGTGTGGGAGACGGTCCGCGGGGTCGTCGCCGAGGGCGCGACCGTGCTGCTGACGACGCAATACCTGGAGGAGGCGGACGCGCTTGCGGACCGCATCATGGTGTTCGACCACGGGCGGGTGATCGCGGAGGGGACGTCCGACGAGCTGAAGTCGCGGATCGGACGGCAGACGCTGAGCGTCCGTGCGGCGGAGCCGTTCCGCACCGACCAGCTGACCTCGATCGTCGCGGATCTGACCGGTGAGAGGCCGGACGTGCAGCAGCCCGCGGGGCTGGTGACGGCGCCGGTGGCCGACCCGGCGGTGGTGTCGGCGCTCGTGCGGAGGCTGGACGAGGCGTCCATCGTTGCGGCGGAGCTGGCGCTGCGGATGCCGAGCCTCGACGAGGTGTTCCTCACTCTCACCGGGCACCTGGCCGAGGAGCCCGCGGCCGACCTCGTCAAGGAAGGGAGCGTGGCATGA
- a CDS encoding DUF7218 family protein, with amino-acid sequence MPRAQIKNEKTYQKLRDKGESKEKAARIANASAAQGQKKVGRKGGKSPSYSDWSKDDLMKRAREIGVEGRSSMNKSQLIDALRNH; translated from the coding sequence ATGCCGAGGGCACAGATCAAGAACGAGAAGACGTACCAGAAGCTCCGCGACAAGGGCGAGAGCAAGGAGAAGGCCGCGCGCATCGCCAACGCGTCCGCGGCCCAGGGGCAGAAGAAAGTCGGCCGCAAGGGCGGCAAGAGCCCGTCCTATTCGGATTGGTCGAAGGACGACCTGATGAAGCGCGCCCGCGAGATCGGTGTCGAGGGCCGCTCCTCCATGAACAAGTCCCAGCTGATCGACGCACTGCGCAACCACTGA
- a CDS encoding class I SAM-dependent methyltransferase has protein sequence MNLLDLLMLYGANAPVVLALLALFAAGVIVVSLRQGRSISLWPPSIGAPDTAAPARVKRFEGVRRCLRDIPRVDREYGVDRAHDFYQKIARNYDLRNSGNLGLTQLATVAQIQALRSKRSSLRVLDLGGGTGKMIAVQFFNDDAISWTYVDISRAMAAELRQNLVGCPLGDRLEVIVDDLNKAIIDLPAGTYDVIILSVVLSSMPHLPDFGTIARLLAPGGTLIITDINPGYTRDKPLYKVTIDRNAVVALRTNPVDPYEVVRRATAAGLHMAGQKTIGEGSTYYAFMAVFTAGRRGG, from the coding sequence ATGAACCTGCTGGATCTGCTGATGTTGTACGGCGCCAATGCGCCTGTGGTGCTCGCGTTGCTGGCCTTGTTCGCCGCCGGTGTCATCGTCGTCTCCCTCCGGCAGGGACGGTCGATCTCCCTGTGGCCGCCCAGCATCGGCGCACCGGACACGGCGGCCCCCGCGAGGGTGAAGAGATTCGAGGGCGTACGGCGTTGTCTGCGTGACATCCCCCGGGTCGATCGTGAGTACGGCGTCGACCGGGCGCATGACTTCTACCAGAAGATCGCACGCAATTATGATCTGCGCAATTCCGGAAATCTCGGGCTCACTCAGCTCGCGACCGTCGCGCAGATCCAGGCCCTCCGGTCGAAGCGGTCCAGCCTGCGCGTGCTCGATCTCGGTGGCGGCACCGGCAAGATGATCGCCGTCCAATTCTTCAACGACGACGCGATCTCCTGGACCTATGTCGACATCAGCCGGGCGATGGCCGCCGAGCTGCGGCAGAACCTGGTCGGCTGCCCGCTCGGCGACCGCCTGGAGGTCATCGTCGACGACCTCAACAAGGCGATCATCGATCTGCCGGCCGGCACCTACGACGTGATCATCCTGTCGGTGGTGCTGTCCTCGATGCCGCACCTGCCGGACTTCGGCACCATCGCCCGGCTGCTCGCGCCGGGCGGAACGCTGATCATCACCGACATCAACCCCGGATACACCCGCGACAAGCCGCTCTACAAGGTGACCATCGACCGCAACGCGGTCGTGGCCCTGCGGACCAACCCGGTCGATCCCTACGAGGTCGTCCGCAGGGCCACCGCCGCCGGGCTGCACATGGCCGGCCAGAAGACGATCGGCGAGGGCAGCACGTACTACGCGTTCATGGCGGTGTTCACAGCGGGCCGCCGCGGGGGCTGA
- a CDS encoding MBL fold metallo-hydrolase: MTWDSRTVSGIEVVPLCDAVGPMGATLRRPLEETFPGSGPLWGRLRREFPEVFGPDGEWILRFHCFVLRVPHGPTILVDTGLGPEDSPAASWAPVPGALPTAMADAGLAPEDVDVVVLTHLHSDHAGGAVVKGEPVFPNARHLVQRAELDWLEKGGGAVLDDIVRPLAPLLDAITGESRLAPGLTVVPTPGHTPGHQSVVLGDMELVVAGDVVLHPVQLADPSVTYVYDDDAGTAASTRAALLDRLRDRGGVLAAPHLPTPFMPVPEEWTSGDTNLGGV; encoded by the coding sequence ATGACGTGGGATTCGAGGACGGTGTCGGGTATCGAGGTCGTCCCGCTGTGCGACGCGGTCGGGCCGATGGGCGCGACACTCCGCCGTCCCCTTGAGGAGACCTTTCCCGGGTCCGGGCCGCTATGGGGACGGCTCCGCCGCGAGTTTCCCGAGGTGTTCGGCCCGGACGGCGAGTGGATCCTGCGTTTCCACTGCTTCGTCCTGCGCGTCCCCCACGGCCCGACGATCTTGGTCGACACCGGCCTCGGCCCGGAGGACTCCCCCGCCGCGTCCTGGGCGCCGGTGCCGGGCGCGCTGCCCACCGCGATGGCCGATGCCGGACTGGCCCCGGAGGACGTCGACGTCGTCGTCCTCACCCATCTGCACAGCGACCACGCGGGCGGCGCGGTGGTGAAGGGCGAGCCGGTGTTCCCCAACGCCCGCCATCTCGTGCAGCGGGCCGAGCTCGACTGGCTGGAGAAGGGCGGCGGCGCCGTCCTGGACGACATCGTCCGCCCGCTGGCCCCTCTTCTGGACGCGATCACCGGCGAGAGCCGTCTCGCCCCCGGCCTCACGGTGGTGCCGACGCCGGGCCACACCCCGGGCCATCAGTCGGTCGTGCTCGGGGACATGGAGCTGGTGGTGGCGGGCGACGTCGTCCTGCATCCCGTGCAGCTCGCCGACCCGTCGGTCACCTACGTCTACGACGACGACGCCGGGACGGCCGCCTCGACCCGCGCGGCCCTGCTCGACCGCCTGCGCGACCGCGGCGGCGTGCTCGCCGCACCGCACCTGCCGACGCCGTTCATGCCCGTCCCCGAGGAGTGGACCTCGGGCGACACAAATCTCGGCGGCGTTTGA
- a CDS encoding ABC transporter permease, translating into MTTIAVGTYPAAEPPARISPRRTVRHGLTLAWRNIAQLRHSPEKLLDTTLMPIVFLLLFLYVFGGAVAGSTHDYLQQLLPGLVAQMTMFATMGLGTALNEDIHKGVFDRFRSLPIARSAPLLGTVLGDTVRFLIVMTMLVGFGSLLGFRFHTDPLSVLAAFGLAYVFYLAVCWISVLVGLVAPSPDTVQGLSLLWVMPLTFGSSVLVSDTSTMPGWLQKWSDINPVSHLADAVRALTVGGSIGNHAWYTLAWAAGIVVVTFPLAMRMYSRRA; encoded by the coding sequence ATGACCACGATTGCCGTTGGGACGTATCCGGCCGCTGAGCCGCCGGCGCGCATCAGCCCGCGCAGGACGGTGCGCCATGGGCTCACTCTGGCGTGGCGCAACATCGCGCAGCTGCGGCACTCGCCGGAGAAGCTGCTGGACACGACGCTGATGCCGATCGTGTTCCTGCTGCTGTTCCTCTACGTGTTCGGTGGCGCCGTGGCGGGGAGCACGCACGACTACCTGCAACAGCTGCTGCCCGGTCTCGTCGCGCAGATGACGATGTTCGCGACGATGGGCCTGGGGACGGCCCTGAACGAGGACATCCACAAGGGTGTGTTCGACCGGTTCCGGAGCCTGCCGATCGCACGCTCCGCGCCCCTGCTGGGGACGGTGCTGGGCGACACCGTGCGGTTCCTCATCGTGATGACGATGCTGGTGGGCTTCGGGTCGCTGCTGGGGTTCCGGTTCCACACCGATCCGCTGTCGGTGCTGGCGGCGTTCGGGCTGGCGTATGTGTTCTACCTGGCGGTGTGCTGGATCTCGGTGCTGGTGGGTCTGGTGGCGCCGTCGCCGGACACGGTCCAGGGGTTGTCGCTGCTCTGGGTGATGCCGTTGACGTTCGGCAGCAGCGTCCTGGTGTCGGACACCTCGACCATGCCGGGCTGGCTTCAGAAGTGGTCGGACATCAATCCGGTGTCCCACCTGGCGGACGCGGTGCGCGCGCTGACCGTCGGCGGCTCGATCGGGAACCACGCCTGGTACACGCTCGCGTGGGCGGCCGGGATCGTGGTCGTGACGTTCCCGCTGGCCATGCGGATGTACTCGCGGAGGGCCTGA
- a CDS encoding helix-turn-helix domain-containing protein: MSDASEIGRNLRRLRGDRGLSQERLAEAADVSVDLIGKLEQGRRQTARITTLSKLANALDVEISELIDRRERLGTDRDGGSLLALRDVLHSPRELPGFDLADDLGEPTSLDALERAAAQAGDLYHAGDFGPALACLPGLISEARVTHSALGARAVPVLTSLYELAANLTTQIGRTDLGIVAAERAITTAYGGDDPLLWACVHWSYAWVLLHQARFREAEDVSAALAAKIESGFRGEQLEIAVWCKLLVGAVAPTVAQGRDPGEYLSLARAGAERLGRRVPVYGTFFGPATVAMQETYGYSALRRPGPALEAAKRIRPPSAHEPGDLKGISWGAHLMDVAQAHLDAGRRRTAARKLLEARQVSPVWFRHQRIARDVTTEIREQERRPSAETRTLVKALSISG; this comes from the coding sequence ATGTCCGATGCGAGTGAGATCGGCCGGAATCTGCGGCGTCTGCGCGGTGACCGCGGACTGTCCCAGGAGAGACTCGCCGAAGCGGCCGACGTCTCTGTGGACCTGATCGGCAAACTGGAGCAGGGCCGCCGCCAGACCGCTCGGATCACGACGCTGTCGAAGCTCGCGAACGCCCTCGACGTGGAGATCTCCGAACTGATCGATCGGCGCGAGCGGCTCGGCACCGACAGGGACGGCGGCAGCCTGCTCGCACTCCGGGACGTCCTCCACTCCCCGCGCGAGTTGCCCGGCTTCGACCTGGCCGACGACCTTGGGGAGCCCACGTCCCTCGACGCCCTCGAACGGGCCGCCGCGCAGGCGGGGGATCTCTACCATGCGGGTGACTTCGGCCCGGCCCTCGCCTGCCTGCCCGGTCTGATCAGCGAGGCCCGCGTCACCCATTCGGCACTCGGTGCACGGGCCGTCCCGGTGTTGACGTCCCTCTATGAGCTTGCCGCCAATCTGACCACTCAGATCGGCAGGACGGACCTCGGGATCGTTGCCGCCGAACGCGCCATCACGACCGCCTATGGCGGGGACGACCCCCTCCTATGGGCGTGCGTGCACTGGTCCTACGCGTGGGTCCTCCTCCATCAGGCACGGTTCCGCGAGGCAGAGGACGTCAGTGCGGCGCTGGCCGCGAAGATCGAGTCGGGGTTCCGCGGTGAGCAGTTGGAGATCGCCGTCTGGTGCAAGCTCCTGGTGGGCGCGGTCGCGCCGACGGTCGCGCAAGGTCGCGATCCAGGCGAGTACTTGAGCTTGGCGCGCGCGGGTGCGGAGCGGCTCGGACGACGCGTGCCGGTGTACGGGACGTTCTTCGGCCCGGCCACGGTCGCGATGCAGGAGACGTACGGGTACAGCGCTCTGCGCAGGCCCGGTCCGGCGCTGGAGGCGGCCAAGCGGATCCGGCCGCCGTCGGCGCATGAGCCCGGCGATCTGAAGGGCATTTCCTGGGGCGCGCACCTGATGGACGTGGCGCAGGCCCATCTGGACGCCGGCCGCCGCAGGACGGCGGCGCGCAAACTCCTGGAGGCGCGGCAGGTGAGCCCGGTCTGGTTCCGTCACCAGCGGATCGCCCGCGACGTGACGACCGAGATCCGTGAGCAGGAGAGACGCCCGAGCGCGGAGACCCGGACACTGGTGAAGGCGCTCAGTATCAGCGGCTGA
- a CDS encoding peptidoglycan-binding domain-containing protein: MKIMLSAVTGLTATALAAGTAFGPAGTAHADGPGTDPAVHRAIQAQRWVELKAGDRGYRVASVRCFLTQFGAYDNCAPTAARGDVFLADMVQPVKRYQAGHGLTATGTITPRTWEAISKDAGITRQGDRRVHQVKAVQAAMRKLQDSTLSVDGKYGPKTTRTVTSFQRRKRIGADGIFGPLTFHAAFGAGAENKGTPGF; the protein is encoded by the coding sequence ATGAAGATCATGCTGAGTGCGGTCACGGGCCTGACGGCCACCGCACTGGCGGCCGGCACCGCCTTCGGGCCGGCCGGCACGGCCCACGCGGACGGGCCGGGCACCGACCCGGCGGTGCACCGGGCCATCCAGGCCCAGCGCTGGGTCGAGCTGAAGGCGGGCGACCGCGGCTACCGCGTCGCATCCGTCCGCTGCTTCCTGACGCAGTTCGGCGCCTACGACAACTGCGCGCCCACCGCGGCACGGGGCGATGTGTTCCTGGCGGACATGGTCCAGCCCGTCAAGCGCTACCAGGCCGGGCACGGCCTGACGGCCACCGGCACGATCACGCCCAGGACGTGGGAGGCGATCAGCAAGGACGCCGGGATCACCCGTCAGGGCGACCGTCGCGTCCACCAGGTCAAGGCCGTCCAGGCGGCGATGAGGAAGCTCCAGGACTCCACCCTCTCGGTGGACGGCAAGTACGGCCCGAAGACCACCAGGACCGTCACGTCGTTCCAGCGGCGCAAGCGGATCGGCGCCGACGGGATCTTCGGCCCGCTGACCTTCCACGCGGCCTTCGGCGCGGGCGCCGAGAACAAGGGCACCCCCGGCTTCTAG
- a CDS encoding VOC family protein, translated as MKLVFVLDCSDPDSLADFWAAALGYERDTYQPPYVRLSDPGGTGPELLLQRVPEPKTVKNRMHLDLRVSDMDAEVERVTGLGARIVRGPFMDDGWATTVLADPEGNEFCLIVTGTGS; from the coding sequence ATGAAGCTGGTCTTCGTCCTGGACTGCTCCGACCCCGACTCGCTGGCGGACTTCTGGGCTGCCGCCCTGGGATACGAGCGCGATACCTACCAGCCGCCGTACGTGCGGCTCAGCGATCCCGGCGGGACGGGGCCGGAGCTGCTCCTCCAGCGCGTCCCGGAGCCGAAGACCGTGAAGAACCGCATGCACCTGGACCTGCGGGTATCCGACATGGACGCGGAGGTGGAACGGGTGACCGGCCTCGGCGCGCGGATCGTGCGGGGCCCGTTCATGGACGACGGGTGGGCGACGACCGTCCTGGCCGATCCCGAGGGGAACGAGTTCTGCCTGATCGTCACGGGGACGGGTTCCTGA
- a CDS encoding Vms1/Ankzf1 family peptidyl-tRNA hydrolase codes for MDLAFLKTLYQRPGPYASVYADLTRTTEDASKAAELRWRALRADLEAQNAPEDTLRAIEQTIAAEMDLRASEGLVLFAADGEVVHTERLPGPPRMPQARVAPLPHVLPYLAERGERFPHLVAVVNRRGGAIDSVTASGEHHHVDVEGEDYPIRKTKAGDWNQPRFQRAAENVWKANAKQVAREIDRAAERCGAEAVVIAGDTRARTAVLEEVSESVLEHTVESDRNIDMGDPDLGAELSRVLELKTAERVMAVAERFDRELANGQRAVAGLPATVEAVRNGQVETLLLDDDPDSPARLWVGPEPSHVAATPDELREEFGIDDPHEDRADAALVRAVAATDGNLVVLSSDGPNQGLHVGAVLRYTA; via the coding sequence ATGGATCTCGCATTCCTCAAAACGCTGTACCAACGTCCGGGCCCCTACGCGTCGGTGTACGCCGATCTGACCCGGACCACCGAGGACGCGTCCAAGGCCGCCGAGCTGCGGTGGCGGGCGCTGCGCGCGGACCTGGAGGCACAGAACGCCCCCGAGGACACGCTCCGCGCGATCGAGCAGACCATCGCGGCGGAAATGGACCTCCGCGCCTCCGAGGGGCTGGTCCTCTTCGCGGCGGACGGCGAGGTGGTGCACACCGAGCGGCTGCCCGGCCCGCCGCGCATGCCCCAGGCCCGCGTCGCCCCGCTCCCCCACGTCCTGCCCTACCTCGCCGAACGCGGCGAGCGGTTCCCGCACCTGGTCGCGGTCGTGAACCGGCGCGGCGGCGCGATCGACTCCGTGACCGCCTCGGGCGAGCACCACCACGTTGACGTCGAAGGCGAGGACTACCCGATCCGCAAGACGAAGGCGGGCGACTGGAACCAGCCGCGTTTCCAGCGCGCCGCCGAGAACGTCTGGAAGGCCAACGCCAAGCAGGTCGCCCGCGAGATCGACCGCGCCGCCGAACGCTGCGGCGCCGAGGCCGTCGTGATCGCCGGGGACACGCGCGCCCGCACGGCCGTCTTGGAGGAGGTGTCCGAGAGCGTCCTGGAGCACACCGTCGAGTCCGACCGCAACATCGACATGGGCGATCCCGACCTGGGGGCCGAGCTGAGCCGCGTCCTGGAGCTCAAGACCGCCGAGCGCGTCATGGCGGTGGCGGAGCGCTTCGACCGCGAGCTGGCGAACGGCCAGCGCGCCGTCGCCGGACTCCCCGCGACGGTCGAGGCCGTCCGCAACGGCCAGGTCGAGACCCTGCTCCTGGACGACGACCCCGACTCCCCCGCCCGCCTCTGGGTCGGCCCCGAGCCGTCCCACGTCGCCGCCACGCCGGACGAGCTCCGCGAGGAGTTCGGCATCGACGACCCTCACGAGGACCGCGCGGACGCCGCCCTGGTCCGTGCCGTCGCCGCGACGGACGGGAACCTGGTCGTCCTCTCGTCCGACGGCCCCAACCAGGGCCTGCACGTAGGCGCCGTCCTGCGCTACACCGCCTGA
- a CDS encoding ATP-binding protein encodes MRIGILGPLEVRDEAARPVEVSGPRLRALLVRLAAEAGRPVSAERLLDDLWDDDPPGGNALQALVSRLRGAAGRDLVEHGPGGYRLAVDPGEVDAVAFERAVVSARAEADPAVRAERLGYALDLWRGPALADVADADYASLTIARLAELRLSAVEDRADARLAAGLPVPPVAELEPLAIAHPLRERLRGHYMRALYAAGRQADSLEVYEETRRALAGRLGVDPSAELAAVHLAILRRDGGTAAGPVPPVAPVAPAPAASRPARTNLTAQLTSFVGREEESRRVGELLRESRLVTLTGPGGAGKTRLAGESAAAFVDELPDGVWIVPLAPVSDPGDVVHAVLAAIGVPETVRTADTRTAPARPLDRLADFVASKRMIIILDNCEHLVEAAARLVDHVLGHAAGVRVLATSREPLGITGESLCPVPSLPLPPEDETAPEQALRYGAVRLFADRAAAVRPGFTVDEETAGDVVAICRALDGAPLAIELAAARLRSLTAGQVAARLGDRFRLLAAGSRAALPRHRTLRAVVDWSWDLLDDVERTVLRRLSVFAGGATPEAAVRVCGLASPDAPASGDVIDVVAALIDKSLVMADGDPEVRYRLLETVRVYADERLEQAGEAARVRAEHAAYCTWLAERAEPELRGRDQLAWVDRLAAERDNIAAAFRYLTDSGDAATSLRLLAALVWYWLMRDLEVEAGGFATTVRRTVGDDPPPGLDEEYALCVLSAEVVGVMTSDPGPTVETLRATFDRVMALVPEKPRHPLLVIARPAGSVFSGDIEGTRRALLEVTDHAEPWVRGVARVMLGHLELNAGQVEAAAEELAVGHAIFTEVGDRFGLILGNGGRLQVALARGDTAEAIRLGEEGYEYASQGGSSEQGSSMLIQLARARAQMGDIERARQEAELAIANTERIGEFADAVAGVLLLCELALLEGDVAGARLQAERALEWCEPRRLRPDFTEVWRRTYSRFGCFAEQDGDLPAAARWHADALDRFENDLLAGNPVLAALIAGVAAFAAADGDHVRAAEFLGAAHTLVGFHNEGSYEVRRTTASATEALGEAAFAAAYARGRATTREQILAEGVALMTDRAG; translated from the coding sequence GTGCGCATCGGCATCCTGGGTCCGCTCGAAGTGCGGGACGAGGCCGCCCGGCCGGTCGAGGTCAGCGGCCCGCGGCTGCGCGCGCTGCTGGTGCGGCTGGCGGCGGAGGCGGGCCGCCCGGTGTCCGCCGAGCGGCTCCTGGACGACCTGTGGGACGACGACCCGCCCGGCGGCAACGCCCTGCAGGCCCTGGTGTCGCGGCTGCGCGGAGCGGCGGGCCGCGATCTGGTCGAGCACGGGCCGGGCGGCTACCGGCTGGCCGTGGACCCCGGCGAGGTGGACGCGGTCGCGTTCGAACGGGCCGTCGTGTCCGCGCGCGCGGAGGCGGACCCGGCCGTGCGCGCCGAGAGGCTCGGCTACGCGCTCGACCTCTGGCGCGGACCGGCACTCGCCGACGTCGCCGACGCCGACTACGCGTCACTGACGATCGCGCGGCTCGCGGAGCTGCGGCTCTCGGCCGTCGAGGACCGGGCGGACGCCCGCCTCGCCGCCGGCCTCCCCGTTCCGCCTGTCGCCGAGCTGGAGCCACTGGCCATCGCGCACCCGCTCCGCGAGCGGCTCCGCGGGCACTACATGCGCGCGCTGTACGCCGCCGGCCGCCAGGCCGACTCCCTGGAGGTGTACGAGGAGACGCGGCGGGCCCTCGCGGGCCGGCTCGGCGTCGATCCGTCCGCCGAGCTGGCCGCCGTCCACCTCGCCATCCTGCGCCGCGACGGCGGGACGGCCGCCGGGCCCGTGCCGCCGGTGGCCCCGGTCGCGCCGGCCCCCGCCGCGTCCCGCCCCGCCCGCACGAACCTCACCGCGCAGCTCACCAGCTTCGTCGGACGCGAGGAGGAGTCGCGGCGCGTCGGCGAGCTGCTGCGCGAGAGCCGCCTGGTCACCCTCACCGGGCCCGGCGGCGCGGGCAAGACGCGGCTCGCCGGGGAGAGCGCCGCCGCGTTCGTCGACGAGCTGCCGGACGGGGTGTGGATCGTCCCGCTCGCGCCCGTCAGCGACCCGGGCGACGTGGTGCACGCCGTGCTGGCCGCGATCGGCGTGCCCGAGACCGTCCGCACCGCCGACACCCGCACGGCGCCCGCCCGGCCCCTGGACCGGCTCGCCGACTTCGTCGCCTCCAAACGGATGATCATCATCCTGGACAACTGCGAGCATCTCGTCGAGGCGGCCGCGCGGCTCGTCGACCACGTCCTCGGCCACGCCGCCGGCGTCCGCGTCCTCGCCACCAGCCGCGAGCCGCTCGGCATCACCGGCGAGTCGCTGTGCCCGGTGCCGTCCCTGCCGCTGCCGCCGGAGGACGAGACCGCGCCGGAGCAGGCGCTGCGCTATGGAGCGGTCCGCCTGTTCGCCGACCGGGCCGCCGCGGTCCGTCCCGGCTTCACCGTGGACGAGGAGACCGCCGGGGACGTCGTCGCGATCTGCCGCGCCCTGGACGGAGCCCCCCTCGCGATCGAGCTGGCCGCCGCGCGGCTCCGCTCCCTCACCGCCGGCCAGGTCGCCGCGCGGCTCGGCGACCGGTTCCGGCTGCTCGCCGCCGGCAGCCGCGCGGCCCTGCCCCGGCACCGCACGCTGCGCGCGGTCGTCGACTGGAGCTGGGACCTGCTGGACGACGTCGAGCGCACCGTCCTGCGCCGCCTGTCGGTGTTCGCGGGCGGCGCCACCCCGGAGGCCGCCGTCCGCGTGTGCGGTCTCGCCTCGCCGGACGCGCCCGCCTCCGGCGACGTCATCGACGTGGTCGCCGCGCTGATCGACAAGTCGCTCGTGATGGCCGACGGCGACCCCGAGGTCCGCTACCGGCTGCTGGAGACCGTCCGCGTCTACGCGGACGAGCGGCTGGAGCAGGCGGGGGAGGCCGCCCGCGTCCGCGCCGAGCACGCCGCGTACTGCACCTGGCTGGCCGAGCGCGCCGAGCCGGAGTTGCGCGGCCGCGACCAGCTCGCCTGGGTCGACCGGCTCGCCGCCGAGCGCGACAACATCGCCGCCGCGTTCCGTTACCTCACCGACTCCGGCGACGCCGCGACGAGCCTGCGGCTCCTGGCGGCGCTCGTCTGGTACTGGCTCATGCGGGACCTTGAGGTCGAGGCCGGTGGTTTCGCGACCACGGTCCGGCGGACGGTCGGCGACGACCCGCCCCCCGGCTTGGACGAGGAGTACGCGCTGTGCGTCCTCTCGGCCGAGGTCGTCGGCGTGATGACCTCCGACCCCGGACCCACGGTCGAGACGCTGCGGGCCACCTTCGACCGCGTGATGGCGCTCGTGCCCGAAAAGCCGCGTCATCCCCTGCTCGTCATCGCCCGCCCGGCCGGCAGCGTCTTCAGCGGCGACATCGAGGGCACCCGCCGGGCGCTGCTGGAGGTCACCGACCACGCCGAGCCGTGGGTGCGCGGCGTCGCCCGCGTCATGCTCGGTCACCTCGAACTGAACGCCGGCCAGGTCGAGGCGGCCGCGGAGGAGCTCGCCGTCGGGCATGCGATCTTCACCGAGGTGGGCGACCGTTTCGGCCTCATCCTCGGCAACGGCGGACGGCTCCAGGTCGCGCTGGCCCGCGGTGACACGGCCGAGGCCATCCGCCTCGGCGAGGAAGGGTACGAATACGCCTCCCAAGGGGGCAGCTCCGAGCAGGGCTCCTCGATGCTCATCCAGCTCGCCCGCGCACGGGCGCAGATGGGCGACATCGAGCGCGCGCGCCAGGAAGCCGAACTGGCCATAGCGAACACCGAACGCATCGGTGAGTTCGCCGATGCCGTGGCCGGCGTCCTGCTGCTGTGCGAGCTGGCCCTCCTGGAGGGAGATGTGGCGGGTGCGCGTCTCCAGGCCGAACGCGCCCTGGAGTGGTGCGAGCCGCGCCGCCTCCGTCCCGACTTCACCGAGGTCTGGCGCCGGACCTACAGCCGCTTCGGCTGCTTCGCCGAGCAGGACGGCGACCTTCCGGCCGCCGCACGCTGGCACGCTGACGCCCTCGACCGGTTCGAGAACGACCTCCTCGCGGGCAACCCCGTCCTCGCCGCCCTGATCGCGGGCGTGGCCGCGTTCGCCGCCGCCGACGGCGACCATGTCCGCGCCGCCGAGTTCCTCGGCGCCGCGCACACCCTGGTCGGCTTCCACAACGAAGGCTCCTACGAGGTCCGCCGGACGACCGCGTCCGCCACCGAGGCCCTGGGCGAAGCTGCCTTCGCCGCCGCCTACGCACGCGGCCGCGCCACCACCCGAGAGCAGATCCTCGCCGAGGGCGTCGCGCTCATGACCGACAGGGCGGGTTGA